The DNA sequence GATCGATGCGGGCGTTGATGGAGTAAAAGTTGGCGTTGGACCCGGTTCGATCTGTACCACTCGTGTCATCGCTGGGGTAGGGGTTCCACAACTTTCTGCAGTGATGGAAGCTGCCAAGGCCGCTCAGGCTGCCGGTGTTCCATTGATCGCAGATGGAGGAATCAAATACTCCGGTGACATGGTAAAAGCCATGGTCGCTGGAGCTAGCACCATCATGGCTGGTGGTTTGTTCGCTGGTACTGATGAAAGCCCAGGTGAGACGATTCTTTACGAAGGTCGTCGATTCAAGACCTACCGCGGTATGGGTTCTATCGAAGCCATGAAGCAAGGATCCAAGGATCGCTATTTCCAGGATGTCGAAGACGATATCAAGAAATTGGTTCCAGAAGGAATCGTGGGTCGGGTTGCCTACAAAGGCAAGGTATCTGAAGTTCTCTACCAAATGGAAGGTGGGCTTCGCGCAGGAATGGGATACTGCGGTGCAGCAGATATCAAGACCCTGCAAACACGCCAATTCACTCGAATCACCAATGCAGGATTGAAGGAGAGCCACCCGCATGATGTAACCATCATCAAGGAAGCTCCGAACTATTCCCGCTAGGACATATACGAGCACACAGACAGGGCCCCTCCTCACTTGAGAGAAGGGGCCCTAACTGTTTTTTTGGAAATAGGTCGAGTCAATCCACAGGTTTGAGGACAAATCCTCCCAAGGCGCGATCATAAACCCCTCGAACCCATTTTCCGCCTATGTTCAAGTATTGAGAAACTCCCTGTTCAGAAGTTCTGAAGGAGTCGGAGCCGATTGTGGAAATCGGCTGAATGGCAGCTCCTGACTCCACCTGCTCCCATGTTTGCTCGTCTACCATGATAGGAAGGTATTGGTATTGTGCTCGCTGGAGTCCATAACCGTTACCTCCCCCTTCAATTGACAAAACGGCTGATAGTCGAAGCTCCCAAGTTCCAGGGCTAAAGCTTACCACCTCCAAAGACCAATTCTGCGGAAATGCCTCTCCGGTATCCCAAGAAGCTTCCGTACGATTGCCTCGCATATCTAGCCAATTCGAAGGAGGTTGCTCACTCCAAAGAACCGCCAACAGCTCAGCCTGCTCTGGCGAAAGATCTCCGACTCGGTATATATCTGCTTGCTCTGAACTGATTTCAGCCAAAATCCAGCCTCCCTGAATCCTAAAGCTCGTCATCTGTCTGTGAGATTCCCCAAAGGAAGAAATCATGCCTTCCTCCTTTTCTCCGCTTGCCAAATCAATCCGAACCCATCGGATACCATCAGGCTCTTCAAGCGTCATCAAGATAGACCCTTCCTCTTGGTACATGCTTGCAGAACCACTGTGACCGAGCCATTCTTGAGGTCTGGTCGGGTCATAGAGTTGAAAAGCATATCCAGCTTTGGAGAGAAATTCTGGATGGTCGATATCGTAGGTCAATGTCGTGAAGCCCCCCGTAGGCTGGAATTTGCACAGCTTAAGCTGCTGGCCATTGGCAGATAAACGAAGTACATGAAGTACTCCTCCATGGGAAAAGGATTCAGACAAGCCACGCCTAAAAGAATTTCTGCCTGTAGGTTGAAAAGAGCGTGGCGCCTGGGTCGTTACCGTGGAAAAATGCCATGAGCGAAAAGTCTCCTGAACTGGGTCCCAAGTATGTACGCCTACCCGATCGGCATCCATACTAATTCCCTGAATATCCATATTGGCCAGATCTTGGAAATACAGATCAGAAATCTCCAATTGGATTGATGCATCAGGCCCAAGCAGGAAAAATGTTGCCTGATTTCCTTGCACCAGCAAACAAGCGGTTTCAGATCCTAGCTTGGAATGGAACATGCGAAGTTGGTCTGGCATCGCTACCTCTACCGGCAGGACCACGGTGGGTTGCTGGGCAAAAACCGGCATCCATAGCAAGAAGCACAGTAAAAAAAGCGCTGAGAAGCGTTTCATAAGAACGGTAATTTGGAGTCCATGCAAGAGCTTATTCATTCCTAGTAAACATGAATGTTTCCAGCTTGAATAGATAGCGGCATACCGCCTCCTCAAAAAAGAAGCTCCCGATACTATATGTACCGGGAGCCAATTTTCAGAACCGAAATCCACGAAAACTAGAAATCTCCTAGCTTACGTCCTTCATCCTCTCCTGTAGAAGGAGCCTCGGAATTCGGCATATCGGTAGTTGAGGAGACTTCATCCTCCACGGGAGGATCCATTCCCAACTCCTTTTTCATATTGGTGACCAACTGCTCAGCGTTGAACTTTTCCACTGCGGCTTGTTTGGCCAAGTTGTCAAGTTCCTTGCTGACCGTATCCTCGGAGTCGAATGCAAGCTCCATGCGAGCTTCGCTCATAGCGGAATCTTCGTTCAACTTTTGGATCCAGTCGTCCGAATCATCCTGCAGCAAGCCATCGGTGATATTAGAGATCGCCTCATTCATCTGTTGGGTATGACGCATTCGCTTCATTCCTTCCAGAAATTCCTTCTTCTTCTTGAGATCGGCCTTGTGAGCGGCCTTCATCTCCTCCTTCATTTTCCGTCTTCTTTCTTCTCCAGTCATGGCATTCAGTAGTTTCTACTTGCTTGGAATGATATAGACAGATAGCAGCTAGCCCAAAGGGAAGCGATGGTCAATTACTCAGTTTCCTTTTTCGGGGTGTCGAGGTCGAGATCCGCAAGAGGATCATCGGAATCCAATCCCATTTCCATTTTGAACTGCTTCACCAAGTCAGCTGCACGAATGTTTTCTGCTTCCTCCTCAATCTTGTAGGTATCGGTATCGACAGAATCAAGCGCCATTTCCATGCGCGCTTCGTTACGGGCAGTTTCCTCGTTGATTCGAGTGATCATTTCGTCATGGGTAGCATCAATACCAGCCACTTCGAATGATTCCATCGTGTCAGCAATTTTGGATTGCCACTTAGCACGGTCATGGGCACGCAATGCTTCTTTAGCTTCGGCGATCTTGCGTTCGCGTTGCTTCATGAAGACTTTCTTCACCTCAAGCGCTTTTTCGTACGCCTTTTTGGCAGTCTCATATTGATCCTTGGTTTGGATCATATGAGCCTTGGTAGATTCCAGACGCAAAGCAAAATTCTGGGCAATGTCATCACGACCTGCCTGAATCGCCGCTTTCATCTTGGATACCAAATCCTTGTATTCGCGCTTATATTTATCGAGCTCCTTTTCCAGCAGGGTGACGCTGGCTTTGACGGTCGCAATGTTCTCGTTCATCTTGGGAATCTGGTCATTCAGTTCCCGGATGTTTTGTTCCAAAATCAATTTTGGGTCTTCAATTGACGAGACCAATCCGCCGAACAGGGATCGCATGGCGCGGACAAATCGCTTCCACATATTGTCTGATGATTTCTAGAGAGGTAAAGTGAATCTTTCGAATAGAAGCTACGGAAGTCCCATGCAAATAGTTAATGGGCTAAGACTGAATGATAGTCTCACCAGTTTTTCCGTATTTCCGGATGAACCCTTCTAATTTAAGAACTTCTTCCTTATTTCCTACAAAGAGCGGCGTTCTTTGGTGCAGGGTATCCGGATCAATTTCGAGGATGCGTTCAAGCCCCGTAGAAGCGTATCCTCCAGCTTGTTCTGCAATGAATGCCATAGGATTAGCTTCAAATGTAAGCCTCAACTTTCCGTTTGGTTTTTCAACCGTACCGGGATACATGAAAATTCCGCCTTTTAGCAAATTCCGATGAAAGTCCGCAACCAGTGACCCGATGTATCGAGACTTGTACGGTTTCGGAGAATCACGCTTGATGTGGCGCAAGTATTCCTTGGTCCCTTCGAAAAAGTTCCGGTAGTGCCCCTCGTTCACCGAGTACGTATCGCACTTATCTGGAAACTTCATGTTTGGATGAGACAGCAAAAACTCCCCAATGGATGGATCGAGGGTGAATCCATTTACGCCATGACCGGTTGTGTAGACGAGCATGGTGCTAGATCCGTAGAGGATATAGCCCGCAGCGACCTGATCTACACCCTTTTGCAAAAGATCCTCTTTTTTGAGGGGACCATCCATATTTTTTCGGCGATACACAGAAAAAATAGTTCCGATGGACACATTCACATCGATGTTGGAGCTTCCGTCCAGCGGGTCCATCAAGACGATGTATTTCCCGGTGGAACCTTCTTTGATGATAAAGTCGTCATTCTCCTCCGAGCCGATCGCGCAGACCATCCGCCCCTTGAAGAGGGAATCGATCATGGCCTCATTGGCAAAGAGATCCAATTTCTGTACTTGTTCGCCCTGGATATTGGTATCTCCGGTAAGTCCGAGGATATCTACCAGACCTGCCTTGTTCACCTCGCGGTTGATGATACGTGAAGGCAGGACGATGTCGCGGATGATTTTGGAAAACTGACCCGTGGCATAGGGGAAATTCTGCTCTTTCTGGATGATGAACTGCTCCAGTGTTTTGACTTTTCTCTCCATAAACTAGCGAATAGATGATTTAGCGAAATTACGCAAAAAATGAAGATTCGCAGCTATCTTTTATGACTAAAAATTTGACGATCAATTGATTAAAATCAATATTTGGAATGCGTCAAATCTCACAAGATACAAACAAAACAAATTACAGGCCAACGAAGTCGACCGATTTGAAAAACCGTTACAGGCGAGCGGAATTGTTTGAAAAAGTGGCAGGAGTCCCGCGGAATCCATGCAAAGTCTCAAATGCCTGACCCAACTTTCCCGATCTAGAAAAATGGCTTTCCGACCAATGGGGGCACATGATAGCAAAGATTCCGGCAAATGGGAAGCTGGATGGGGGGATTGCATAACATCTCCGCATAAACTTCCCAAAGATTAAAACTAAACGTACACTTATGCCGTTATAGTGTCCGCATGGTAGGATACAAAGCCGGTGAACCAACAAATAATTTTTTTGAAGTTTTTTTGATGCGGGCTTTGGATATTCAAATCTGTCCCCTACCTTTGCATCGCAATTGAGAGAAACACTTACGGTTTCACACTCAAGGCTGATTCGATAGCTCAGTTGGTAGAGCATCTGCCTTTTAAGCAGAGGGTCCTGGGTTCGAGCCCCAGTCGAATCACAAAGCCCTGACAGTCTCAGATTGTCAGGGTTAATTTTTCTTTGGTCGGCAATAGCCGAGACATACTTACTAATGCCCAGGTGGTGGAATTGGTAGACACGCTAGCTTGAGGGGCTAGTGGCCATTGCGGCCGTGCTGGTTCGAGTCCAGTCCTGGGTACCATCCGACAAACTCACTGTTTTTACAGTGAGTTTTTTTTCACGGGGCCAAGGATGTTCACATACACCTCCCGTTCCTCACATACATAGCTGATTCGATAGCTCAGTTGGTAGAGCATCTGCCTTTTAAGCAGAGGGTCCTGGGTTCGAGCCCCAGTCGAATCACCCAAAGCCCTGACAGTCTCAGATTGTCAGGGCTTGTTGTTTTTGGGAAAAGCATTAGAGCTGGGAATGCCATTGAGCATTGGCCAAAACCCATCAAGCATTTGAAATCTCCCACCTATGATTATCCGCCATTCAAGCCTTGTTCAAGGCTCCGTTTTGGCAAATTCTTGGGGCACCATTTCGTATTGCTCCTTGAAGAGGCGTGAGAAGTACTTGGGATCGCGGAATCCGACGCTGTAGGCGATTTCGGAGACGGAACGGTCGCTGTCCTTGAGCAGCTGTGCAGCGCGCTTGAGACGGTAGCTATTGATGAGCTTCTTGGGGGTCTGTCCGGTCAGGGCCTTGATCTTCTTGAAAAGAATGGGACGGCTCACCGCAAGATTGAGGGCAAGCTCATTCACATTGAAATCGGGATTCCAAAGGTGAGCCTCTATCGTTTCAGTCAGTTGCTCCAAGAAGGTCTCATCAGCAGACGGCAAAACGAGATCCTTGGGTTTGAGATTGATGACCCGGACAAATTGCTGTTGTAGTTTGCGACGGTTTTCGATCAGATGCTGGACCTTGAGTTTAAGTTCTTCTGGGCTGAAAGGCTTGGCTAGATAGTCATCCGCACCAGATTTCAACCCAGCGATCCGAGCGGGCAATTCGGCCTTCGCAGACAGCATCAGTACAGGAATATGACTGGTCTGGAGATCCTGCTTGAGTTTTTCGCAGAGTTCGAGGCCATTCATCACAGGCATCATCACATCGGTCAATATGAGGTCCGGCTCCATATCTTTGGCCTTCGCGAATCCCGATTGCCCATCCTGAGCTTCCTCCAAATCGTATTGTTCGCTCATCATGTCCCGCAGCATCGTCCGAACTTCTGGATGATCCTCGACAATTAGAATTTTGGGACGATCCCGAGATTCGGAGCCTGCTAGCTCTTCGCTTTCGAGTACGTGAGCTAAAGTAGGCTGAGCCGGGGTATGGAAGGGAAGAGACTCGGAATCGTTAGCAAACGCCTGTTCTGGTTTATTTCCATAAGGAAAGCTCAAGATAAATTCGGTCCCGACTCCCAAGCGGCTTTCCACCCGAATAACCCCGCCGTGCATGTCCACCAACTGTCTTGTCAGCGCCAAGCCAATTCCCGTACCGGTTTGATCTGATTCAGTCTTGGAAAAATATCGGTCAAATACATACGGCAAGTCATTCTCCGAAATCCCCACCCCTGAATCCTCAATCGCAATTTGAAAATGATCACTCTGCGCCTTCATCGATAGCCGGATCGTCCCTCCTTGCTGAGTAAACTTGAATGCATTGGAGAGCAGGTTGAAGAGGATTTTTTCGAATTTGTCTAGATCGAGCCAAGCCCAAATCGGATGATCCGGTCCGGCATATTCGAAGCGAATTTCCTGCGCAAAAGCCCGATCGGCAAAACTATGATGCACCATGGAAAGGCAAGTGGCGACATCATATCTGGCCAGCTCTAGTTTCATGTGACCGCTTTCCAGACGAGCTAGTGTCATCAACTCTGTCACGAGATTGAGGAGTCTCCGGGCGTTGTTGCGGATACGGGTCATGTTGGATTGTGTCCGAGAGTCTCTCGGTCCGCCCGACATCATCTCTTCCAGTGTCCCGAGAATCAGCGTCAACGGCGTTCGGAATTCGTGGGTGACATTGGTAAAGAACTGTTGGCGGGTTTCGTTCAATTCTTCCTGCTTCTGAATCTCCAATTGCTCCTGAAATATCACCTGACGCAATCGGACCCGTTCTTGCATCACCAGATACAGCACCCACGCTATCGCGAACATCACCCCGAAATAAAGCGCATAGGCCCAATTTGTGCGCCACCAAGGCGGCAAAACCACAATTTGCAAAGACCGAACGAGATAGCCTTTCTTTCCTTTGGCATGCCTGGCTCGGATATTCAGGGTGTAGGTACCGGGATTCTGAATGGTAAATATTGCTCGGGCTTTTCCCATTTCGGTAGTCCACGTTTCATCCAAGCCTTCTAGCTGATAGCCGTATTCGATATTCTCCGGATTGACAAAATCCAGCAAGGCAAACTCAAGCGCGAAGCTGGCCTGATTGTGCCCAAAGGACAAAGACTCCATTTGGTCCAGGGGGCTAGGAAGAAATTCCGAATCATCCTGAATCTGAATCTCTCGATTGCGGACCGTGAGCTTGGTCATCACCAATTGAGCATGCTCTCCCTGACGATAAGCTCGCACCTCCGCTGGATCGAAAACTGTAAAGCCATGAATTCCACCAAACATCAAATGCCCATCTGATCGGCGCTGATATGCATGATAGTTGTACATTCCATGTCCTTCATGATCGCCTGAAAAATGGGTAGTAAAGGTTGAATCTTCCGGAAATTTGGCGGCAATTCCATTGGGAGAGCTCACCCAAATTCCGCCCTCATCATCCCCCAATATTCCAAAGGCCGTATTGCTGGGGAGGCCCTCCTCAAGTTGATACACAGTCTTCGAATCAATCGCTGCATCGTAGCAAATGACGCCTTGGTCAAATGTCCCTAACCACATTCGACCCGCAATATCTTCATACAGACTCAGCAATTCGTACCCGGGAAGAACGCAAGTAAACCGCACTCCTGATTCCGTCATTCGCAGTTGCTCAAGACCTGCCTCCGTTGCAAACCACAATCTTCCGGCGTGATCTCGATGAATCGCTCGAATGTGCTTGGATATCAATTGCCCAGATTCAGCACTAGCCATCAGAGGAATTGCTTCTTTTCCGTGTTGAAGATCAACCATCCAGAGACCTTGTCCATAGGTTCCGACCCATAGGGTATCCCCATCGACATACAAAGAATAGATCCGGTAAGGCAATTCGTGATCTGCGTTTTGCGAATTCATGGGAATCCGCTGAAATAGGCCTGATCTGGGATTGAATCGGTACAGTCCCTGTTGGAAAGTACCTACCCAGATATTTCCTGATGGGTCGAGAGCCAATGACTTGATATTGTTACTCGGCAAACGATTTTGCGAATTGGCACCGAATCGAAAACCCTCAAACTCATCCGTTTCGAGATCCCAACGGTTCAGCCCTCCCGCCTCGGTACCTACCCAGACAATTCCATTTCCATCTTCAACGAATGAGCTGACAACCTCATGGCTTAGGCTCCGGAGATTCGGCATGGGTTGGTAGTGCCGAAATAGGTTGAATCCCTGAGCGAGTGCATTGACGCCGCCATAGTAGGAACCAATCCAGAGCGTCCCAGCTCGATCCGCAAAAAGCGATTTGATGGCATTGTTGGCGAGGCTGGAACCGACAAATTCTTGGTGGGAAAAATGTGTGAAGGTGCCTTCTTCCATTCGATACCGCGTCAAACCGCCCAAAGCACCAATCCACATTTCACCCGGCTTTCCTTCGCAAATATCTCGGATGTCGCGACCAATTATTCCTGAAGTTTCTTTGGATTGAATCGGGAGCTTGGTCAGCTCACTTCCATTGACCTGGAGATTCCAAGCCCCATGATTACGAGTACCTATCCACACATTGCCTGTTCGATCTTGGCAGATAGATTGTATCCAGTCATCTTCCCATTCGAAGTGATCAGGAAAACTCAATTTAACCGCACTCCACGCTCCCAGATGGTAATCGGCTTTGAACAGACCTTGGGAGGTGCCTATCCACATATCCCCTGCCTGATCCCGAAATATGATCTCAATATCCAACTCGAATAGTTCCCCCCAAACAGAATCAGAGACGGGCATTTCAAGCTTTTCAGATTCGGGATTCCAAATCAATAGTCCCCCAGAGGTACCTAACCATAAACGCCCGAAACGATCATGGGTCATGGTTTTAACAAATAACTCTGATGAAGGAAGCTCCGAAATCTCAATTCGCAAAAATCGATCGAGCTCGCTGATATACCTACAAAATCCTTTTCGGGTACCAATCCAAAACCTCCCAGCATCATCCCAATGAAGTGAGCGAATGTTGCTCTCCGGAAGACTAAGGCTATCTTCTGGTTGGTGATAATAGGTCCGAATTGTCGCCCCATCATATCTAGCTAGGCCATTTTTGGTGGCAAACCACAAAAAGCCCGAAGGCCCTTGCGTGACATCCAACACCGAAACATCTGGAAGCCCCTGGGAATGAGAAAGGTGCTGAAAGATCAGTCGTTCCTGACCATACACCTTTCCCATGAACCCCATGAGCAGGCAAATCGCGAGCAAGCGCATAAGTAGTAGTCTATTGCGTGGAACAGAATATTCCACGATACAACAAAAGGGTGGACAAAAATTTTACTCATTTCTGTCCACCCACCTTACCAAAGCTAAACTGATCTATCAACCTGCAGGATCATGTGAGTCTTGAGGCTCACCATCTTGGAAAATCAAAAATCCTCCCTTGAAATGCTGAGAGCGAACGCTAATGGTTCCTCTGCCTTCTGGTGACGGAATAAATTCAATGGCCGCCCTTCCGTTAGCCATTTCTATAGATCGACTTCCAGTGGGCGTTCCAAGATCTTGCATCAACTCCCCGAGGCCAGACAACCCGAAGTAAACCCGGTCCTCAAAATCCGAACAACGATTTCCCGCCTTGTCCTTCATCCAAGCTTCCACCAAATAATGGCCATTTGGAAGCTTTTGAGCCGAAAGGGACAATTCGGATGGTTTGCCGATAGTCTCTGTGACATACTCAAAATGGAGCGTATCTGCGCAAACCTCATTTCCCGAAGCGTCAAAGCCTTTTGCCAACAACTCGTTTTCTCCTTCTGCGAATGGAAGATTCCAAGCTAATCCAGATGCAGGAAATTGGGACAGATCTTTCTCTTTGATCCCAAGGGAAATACCTTGATGAATCAATTCGACCTGAGCGGCATTACTAAACACCTTGACGAGATGAGAGGAATCTGGATGCCCCGTCCGATAGGTCCAAGTATGGCTTTCGATGTACGCAAATGGATCATCTGACCAGTAGCTTTTGAAGACGTAATAGGCGTCTTTGGGATTGCCCGCTCGATCTACAAGCCCTTTTTGGTTGATATAAGGAATGGCATTTTCCGGTCTCAAGGGAGTGCCAAAATCCTTGATGGCCCATTGAGCATTCCCTGCAAACCAATCCAATTGCTCCGATACATGCAGGTGCCAATCGAACAAGTCCACGATATAGTTTTCACTCCAGTCGCCGCCCTTTGCGATATTCTTGATATGTGCTTGATTGGATACTTCCGCCCAATTGTCACCTGAAAGGACACCGATTCCTGTGACGGGCGTTTCAGTATGTCTCCCTGCATGACTTGAGCCACCATACTCCATGTGCAAAAATTGCGGGTACTTTGTTCGCTCAGTTTCAAGGCTCTTCTGGTAATTGGTATAAACTCCTGCATACCATCCCGACCAAATCGAAGGCGAGAAAACATCCACTAGATGCGCTCCATCATAGTATTTGCGAATGGCGGTCATCCGACTGGGATCGAGCTCGTGGGAAAGGTCATTGAGCGACTTCAGAAATTCATTGATACGAGCGGGATCTCCGCCGCCCTCAAAGTCGGGTTCCCAATAGACCTCATTTCCCAAAGCCCAAAAGAAAATGGAAGGGTGGTTGTAGTTTTGAAGGATTTGTTCTTCTAGGAGTTTCGCTGTTCGCGATTTCCATGCTTGATCACCAACTCCCCCACGGCACCACGGCAATTCATCCCATACGATTAAGCCAATTGAATCACACATTTCATACACCACAGGATCTTGGGGATAATGTCCTAGACGCACGAAATTGGCCCCCATGTCTTTGATGAGTTGAATGTCTTGACGATGTACCTCATTTGGAATCGCAGCCCCATAGCCAGCATGATCCTCGTGTCGGTGGGTTCCTCGCAAAAGCAACCGTTCACCATTCAGGAAAAAGGCGCCATACGCTTCAAATGAAAACCAACGAAATCCTATTTTTTCACTAACCTGATCTATGAGTTCATGGCCATTCCACCACGTCAATTCCAATTCGTAGCGATTGGGGTTGTCCGGAGACCAAAGCAATGGATCATTTACCTTGGGTAATTCCCAAGCGAAATCAGTCAGGGATGCCTTTCGATTCAGATTTTGGGAGGTATTCCAAATTTCAGTCTTGCCATCAGGATGAATCAGCTTTGCAGAAAGTTTAGTTCCTTTCAAGTTCTCAGCATGCCAGTCCAATGAAACGGTGAGTTCCGCTGAAGACTTGGATACATTTGGGGTGTGAATTCGGAGATTGTGGATATGTTGTAGAGGGCGTTCTTCTAACCAAACATCTCGGGTGATCCCGCCAAAGATGAAGAAGTCCGCTTTATTGGATGGTATGATTCCATGGTCGTGGCTATTGTCTACCCGAATGGCAATTTGGTTGGGGCCCTCCTTTTGAAGGAAATCAGTCAATTCCATCCGGAAACCCACATAGCCACCTTCGTGTGTGCCTACCCACTTGCCATTTGCGAATACGGATGTCACGAGATTGGCTCCTTCCAGATACAGGAATTGGCGGGCATTTTCATTCCAATCCATCTGCAAATCCTTGACGTACCAGCTGACATCACGTCGATATCCTGGAATCAGATCAGTTGCATCATATTGATTCCAGGAATGTGGAAGGTCGACCTGTTGCCACCCATTGTCCCCGTTGGCAGGAAGGAGATCTGGTTTTTCGGCCTGGGATTCGATGTATCGCCAGCTGGGATTCAGATTGACCATAGACCTAGACGAACTCGCAGATTCTTGTGCGATTCCCGGGGTAAAAGGAAGGGCCAGCATCATCAGGATGATTCGCCATCCCATTGTCATGGAAAATGATTTTCGATTGGAGAACATGGCAAAAAGCGTGTTCGGGCTCTGCAAATGCAGAATGCCTGTGTAACATTGGAGATATAACAATCCGAGCCGGATGGCAGACCCCGTAGTGGCGGAACCATCCGGCTGGATTTCAGGAGGAAGCTAGACACAACCGAACGGAACATTCGGTGTGCCTAATTTCATGGGACTACTACTTATTCAGGAGGACCTTTTGAGAAATCTGACCATGAGGAGTGGTCAGTTGAATCAAATACAATCCATTGGAGATTCCTTGTGGTTTCCAAGTGATGGTTTGTTCACCTGCCAATTGGAAATCGCGAACCAGTGTTTCAACCGTACGGCCTTGGATATCCAATACCTCAACAGAGATAGACATGTTTTCAGGAAGCTCGTAGCGGATGAATGCTTGCGTGGAAACAGGGTTTGGATAGGTTTGGAAGTTGACCAAATCGACCAACTCAGGCGCCAAGATGGATACCAAGTCGGTACATGCCAATGTATAACCAATTGCTTGACCATTGGTACCCGCAGTAGCAGAAGCAGTTCCAGAACCATAGCATGCATCGAATGTAGAGAAGTCAAAAAGGTTCCCCAAGTCATACTCAGTTCCCTGCAATGC is a window from the Pontibacter sp. G13 genome containing:
- a CDS encoding PspA/IM30 family protein — its product is MWKRFVRAMRSLFGGLVSSIEDPKLILEQNIRELNDQIPKMNENIATVKASVTLLEKELDKYKREYKDLVSKMKAAIQAGRDDIAQNFALRLESTKAHMIQTKDQYETAKKAYEKALEVKKVFMKQRERKIAEAKEALRAHDRAKWQSKIADTMESFEVAGIDATHDEMITRINEETARNEARMEMALDSVDTDTYKIEEEAENIRAADLVKQFKMEMGLDSDDPLADLDLDTPKKETE
- the fbp gene encoding class 1 fructose-bisphosphatase; amino-acid sequence: MERKVKTLEQFIIQKEQNFPYATGQFSKIIRDIVLPSRIINREVNKAGLVDILGLTGDTNIQGEQVQKLDLFANEAMIDSLFKGRMVCAIGSEENDDFIIKEGSTGKYIVLMDPLDGSSNIDVNVSIGTIFSVYRRKNMDGPLKKEDLLQKGVDQVAAGYILYGSSTMLVYTTGHGVNGFTLDPSIGEFLLSHPNMKFPDKCDTYSVNEGHYRNFFEGTKEYLRHIKRDSPKPYKSRYIGSLVADFHRNLLKGGIFMYPGTVEKPNGKLRLTFEANPMAFIAEQAGGYASTGLERILEIDPDTLHQRTPLFVGNKEEVLKLEGFIRKYGKTGETIIQS
- a CDS encoding two-component regulator propeller domain-containing protein, whose product is MRLLAICLLMGFMGKVYGQERLIFQHLSHSQGLPDVSVLDVTQGPSGFLWFATKNGLARYDGATIRTYYHQPEDSLSLPESNIRSLHWDDAGRFWIGTRKGFCRYISELDRFLRIEISELPSSELFVKTMTHDRFGRLWLGTSGGLLIWNPESEKLEMPVSDSVWGELFELDIEIIFRDQAGDMWIGTSQGLFKADYHLGAWSAVKLSFPDHFEWEDDWIQSICQDRTGNVWIGTRNHGAWNLQVNGSELTKLPIQSKETSGIIGRDIRDICEGKPGEMWIGALGGLTRYRMEEGTFTHFSHQEFVGSSLANNAIKSLFADRAGTLWIGSYYGGVNALAQGFNLFRHYQPMPNLRSLSHEVVSSFVEDGNGIVWVGTEAGGLNRWDLETDEFEGFRFGANSQNRLPSNNIKSLALDPSGNIWVGTFQQGLYRFNPRSGLFQRIPMNSQNADHELPYRIYSLYVDGDTLWVGTYGQGLWMVDLQHGKEAIPLMASAESGQLISKHIRAIHRDHAGRLWFATEAGLEQLRMTESGVRFTCVLPGYELLSLYEDIAGRMWLGTFDQGVICYDAAIDSKTVYQLEEGLPSNTAFGILGDDEGGIWVSSPNGIAAKFPEDSTFTTHFSGDHEGHGMYNYHAYQRRSDGHLMFGGIHGFTVFDPAEVRAYRQGEHAQLVMTKLTVRNREIQIQDDSEFLPSPLDQMESLSFGHNQASFALEFALLDFVNPENIEYGYQLEGLDETWTTEMGKARAIFTIQNPGTYTLNIRARHAKGKKGYLVRSLQIVVLPPWWRTNWAYALYFGVMFAIAWVLYLVMQERVRLRQVIFQEQLEIQKQEELNETRQQFFTNVTHEFRTPLTLILGTLEEMMSGGPRDSRTQSNMTRIRNNARRLLNLVTELMTLARLESGHMKLELARYDVATCLSMVHHSFADRAFAQEIRFEYAGPDHPIWAWLDLDKFEKILFNLLSNAFKFTQQGGTIRLSMKAQSDHFQIAIEDSGVGISENDLPYVFDRYFSKTESDQTGTGIGLALTRQLVDMHGGVIRVESRLGVGTEFILSFPYGNKPEQAFANDSESLPFHTPAQPTLAHVLESEELAGSESRDRPKILIVEDHPEVRTMLRDMMSEQYDLEEAQDGQSGFAKAKDMEPDLILTDVMMPVMNGLELCEKLKQDLQTSHIPVLMLSAKAELPARIAGLKSGADDYLAKPFSPEELKLKVQHLIENRRKLQQQFVRVINLKPKDLVLPSADETFLEQLTETIEAHLWNPDFNVNELALNLAVSRPILFKKIKALTGQTPKKLINSYRLKRAAQLLKDSDRSVSEIAYSVGFRDPKYFSRLFKEQYEMVPQEFAKTEP
- a CDS encoding glycoside hydrolase family 2 TIM barrel-domain containing protein, whose product is MGWRIILMMLALPFTPGIAQESASSSRSMVNLNPSWRYIESQAEKPDLLPANGDNGWQQVDLPHSWNQYDATDLIPGYRRDVSWYVKDLQMDWNENARQFLYLEGANLVTSVFANGKWVGTHEGGYVGFRMELTDFLQKEGPNQIAIRVDNSHDHGIIPSNKADFFIFGGITRDVWLEERPLQHIHNLRIHTPNVSKSSAELTVSLDWHAENLKGTKLSAKLIHPDGKTEIWNTSQNLNRKASLTDFAWELPKVNDPLLWSPDNPNRYELELTWWNGHELIDQVSEKIGFRWFSFEAYGAFFLNGERLLLRGTHRHEDHAGYGAAIPNEVHRQDIQLIKDMGANFVRLGHYPQDPVVYEMCDSIGLIVWDELPWCRGGVGDQAWKSRTAKLLEEQILQNYNHPSIFFWALGNEVYWEPDFEGGGDPARINEFLKSLNDLSHELDPSRMTAIRKYYDGAHLVDVFSPSIWSGWYAGVYTNYQKSLETERTKYPQFLHMEYGGSSHAGRHTETPVTGIGVLSGDNWAEVSNQAHIKNIAKGGDWSENYIVDLFDWHLHVSEQLDWFAGNAQWAIKDFGTPLRPENAIPYINQKGLVDRAGNPKDAYYVFKSYWSDDPFAYIESHTWTYRTGHPDSSHLVKVFSNAAQVELIHQGISLGIKEKDLSQFPASGLAWNLPFAEGENELLAKGFDASGNEVCADTLHFEYVTETIGKPSELSLSAQKLPNGHYLVEAWMKDKAGNRCSDFEDRVYFGLSGLGELMQDLGTPTGSRSIEMANGRAAIEFIPSPEGRGTISVRSQHFKGGFLIFQDGEPQDSHDPAG